In Silene latifolia isolate original U9 population chromosome 3, ASM4854445v1, whole genome shotgun sequence, a single window of DNA contains:
- the LOC141649659 gene encoding protein FAR1-RELATED SEQUENCE 5-like, with protein sequence MSVYNYVDDYIVEVTNVQASSSNSKENQLLVTNVPATPEVDFDNQIVGLPRCSAELKPTLWMKFATLEEGIHFYEEYAKVCGFLTRLDSTKLVDGIVTHKWCVCNKQGKSNHRGTKRKRALTRIGCQAKVSFRRIQTGEYGIYDFVEVHSHAVNTPTTMIHLKPCRDLNLVHKKMIMDNAHVNHGPVQTFRMFKQYVKGYKNVGASLQDFKKISRDVKKYIKKYDAQMLIENFMQKKAMSPSFYFDFDVDDQSRITKLFWADPISIKNYALFGDAVSVDATYNFNQYKMVFVPFTGVDNHKGCVTFAAGLIRNENAESFSWLFQNFVTAMGDRYPITIITDQCRGIKKAVKGVFGDKTRHRLCMWHIMKKLPDKVGPSISHDTTFLKEINSVVWDVEITPEDFESKWNSIISSYELCDNKWLKKMFKHHAL encoded by the exons ATGAGTGTATATAACTACGTAGACGATT ACATTGTAGAGGTTACTAATGTGCAAGCGTCTTCAAGTAATTCAAAAGAAAATCAATTACTTGTCACTAATGTACCAG cCACCCCAGAAGTTGATTTCGATAATCAAATAGTGGGATTGCCAAGATGCTCAGCAGAATTAAAACCAACATTGTGGATGAAATTTGCAACTTTGGAAGAAGGCATACATTTTTATGAGGAATATGCCAAGGTTTGTGGGTTCCTTACTAGGTTAGACTCAACAAAATTAGTTGACGGGATAGTTACACACAAGTGGTGCGTGTGTAATAAACAAGGCAAAAGTAATCACAGGGGTACAAAAAGGAAGAGGGCCCTTACGCGAATTGGTTGTCAGGCTAAGGTTAGTTTTAGAAGAATTCAAACGGGTGAATACGGGATTTATGATTTTGTTGAGGTTCACTCACATGCTGTGAATACGCCAACAACTATGATACATTTGAAACCATGTAGGGATTTAAACTTGgttcacaaaaaaatgataatGGATAATGCTCATGTAAACCATGGTCCTGTGCAAACATTTAGGATGTTCAAACAGTATGTGAAGGGATACAAAAATGTGGGTGCTTCTTTACaagatttcaaaaaaatttcaagggATGTTAAGAAATACATCAAAAAATATGATGCCCAGATGTTAATAGAGAACTTCATGCAGAAAAAGGCTATGTCTCCATCTTTCTATTTTGACTTTGATGTGGACGATCAAAGCAGAATAACTAAGCTTTTCTGGGCAGATCcaatatcaattaaaaattaTGCCCTTTTTGGTGATGCTGTTTCTGTTGATGCCACTTATAActtcaaccaatataaaatggtgTTTGTCCCTTTCACGGGTGTTGATAACCATAAGGGTTGCGTTACTTTTGCAGCGGGTTTGATACGAAACGAAAATGCAGAATCATTTTCGTGGTTGTTTCAAAATTTTGTAACGGCTATGGGTGATCGCTATCCTATTACTATAATAACTGATCAATGTAGAGGCATCAAAAAAGCTGTTAAGGGTGTGTTTGGTGACAAAACACGCCACCGACTgtgtatgtggcatataatgaagaaGTTGCCTGACAAGGTTGGTCCATCGATTTCCCACGACACAacttttttgaaggaaattaactCAGTTGTTTGGGATGTAGAAATCACTCCAGAAGATTTTGAATCGAAATGGAATTCGATAATTTCCTCATATGAGCTTTGTGATAACAAGTGGTTGAAGAAAATGTTTAAGCACCATGCTCTTTGA